Proteins encoded within one genomic window of Prauserella marina:
- a CDS encoding FecCD family ABC transporter permease yields the protein MSTKTVRVLGISARYEPRRARMTGALAVLLVVLTGYALTVGKLPVSFGDALWMITGNPGPAGVDYIFWTVRLPRVITALLVGAALGASGAIVQSLSRNPLGSPDVLGFAGGAATGALLQILLIGGSALAVAASALAGAFVTAAIVYVVAYRGGVSGYRLVLVGIGIGALLTSLNRYLLVSAEVDDAFRAAVWLTGSLLDRNWDHVTIATVAVAVLVPAACLLARRLAMLEMGDEISIALGISVGRTRLALFVVAVGLAGAATAAAGPVAFVALAAPHIARRLLGSAGPSVIGSGLLGALLLLGSDVAAQQLFPTGELPVGVATGVLGGVYLAVLLARKWGRRTVLGG from the coding sequence ATGAGCACGAAAACAGTGCGGGTACTGGGAATCTCGGCGCGCTACGAGCCGAGGCGGGCGAGAATGACCGGCGCGCTCGCGGTGCTGCTCGTGGTGCTGACCGGCTACGCGCTGACGGTGGGCAAACTGCCCGTATCGTTCGGCGACGCGCTGTGGATGATCACCGGCAACCCGGGACCGGCCGGAGTGGACTACATCTTCTGGACCGTCCGGCTGCCTCGCGTGATCACCGCGCTGCTGGTCGGCGCCGCGCTCGGCGCGAGCGGAGCCATCGTGCAGAGCCTTTCCCGCAATCCGCTGGGAAGTCCGGACGTGCTTGGCTTCGCCGGCGGCGCCGCGACGGGAGCACTGCTGCAAATTCTGCTGATCGGCGGCAGCGCGCTCGCGGTCGCGGCCAGCGCGCTCGCCGGGGCGTTCGTCACTGCGGCGATCGTGTACGTCGTGGCCTATCGCGGCGGAGTCTCCGGCTACCGGCTGGTGCTCGTGGGCATCGGCATCGGCGCGCTGCTCACGTCGCTGAACCGGTACCTGCTCGTCTCGGCCGAGGTCGACGACGCGTTCAGGGCCGCCGTGTGGCTCACCGGAAGCCTGCTCGACCGCAACTGGGATCACGTCACCATCGCCACCGTGGCGGTCGCCGTACTGGTGCCCGCGGCCTGCCTGCTGGCGCGCAGACTGGCCATGCTGGAGATGGGCGACGAGATCAGCATCGCGCTCGGGATCTCGGTGGGCCGGACCAGGCTGGCGTTGTTCGTCGTCGCGGTCGGTCTCGCCGGAGCGGCGACCGCCGCCGCTGGCCCGGTCGCGTTCGTCGCGCTTGCCGCCCCGCACATCGCCCGCCGCCTGCTGGGGTCGGCCGGTCCGAGCGTGATCGGCTCCGGACTGCTGGGTGCCTTGCTGTTGCTCGGGTCCGATGTCGCGGCGCAGCAGCTGTTTCCGACGGGGGAGTTGCCGGTCGGGGTCGCGACCGGCGTGCTCGGCGGCGTCTACCTCGCGGTGCTGCTCGCCAGGAAATGGGGACGCAGGACCGTGCTCGGCGGCTGA
- a CDS encoding FecCD family ABC transporter permease, with protein MTVGNGRGPRAADPDESTPETRPPPPRTRPWQGRPAIALLAALVVLALCVVLSLLTGSEPVALGEVLRVLFADDRSDAAVIVHDLRMPRTIVGICVGIALGLAGALMQSLTRNPIADPGVLGINAGAAFGVLIAIVGFGIGSFTGYVWFAFLGATLSTTLVYLIGSRGNDSGAPVRLALAGTAIGAALVSATEAMVFLDPKAFDEYRFWIVGDISKPEMTVVVQLLPFLAIGTLVALSLGPRLNAIALGDQLGKALGAGLVQTRLLVGVAVLVLAGLATAAAGPIGFVGLAAPHLARAVTGPDQRWLLPFAGVLGAVLVLLADVLGRVVLPSGELRVSILTAIVGAPLFVYLVRRRRAVA; from the coding sequence GTGACGGTTGGGAACGGGCGCGGTCCTCGGGCTGCCGACCCGGATGAGAGCACCCCGGAGACACGCCCGCCACCGCCGCGAACACGGCCATGGCAGGGACGTCCGGCGATCGCGCTGCTGGCGGCGCTGGTGGTGCTGGCGCTGTGCGTCGTGCTGAGCCTGCTGACCGGCTCGGAGCCGGTCGCGCTCGGCGAGGTACTGCGGGTGTTGTTCGCCGACGACCGCAGCGATGCCGCGGTCATCGTGCACGACCTGCGCATGCCGCGCACGATCGTCGGCATCTGCGTGGGCATCGCGCTCGGCCTCGCCGGAGCGCTGATGCAGTCACTGACCCGCAACCCGATCGCCGACCCCGGCGTGCTCGGCATCAACGCCGGAGCGGCGTTCGGGGTGCTGATCGCCATCGTCGGATTCGGCATCGGCAGCTTCACCGGCTACGTGTGGTTCGCCTTCCTCGGCGCCACCCTCAGCACGACACTCGTCTACCTGATCGGCAGCAGGGGCAACGATTCCGGCGCGCCGGTGCGGCTCGCCCTCGCGGGGACCGCCATCGGCGCGGCGCTCGTGTCGGCGACGGAGGCGATGGTCTTCCTCGACCCCAAAGCCTTCGACGAGTACCGGTTCTGGATCGTCGGCGACATCTCCAAACCCGAGATGACGGTCGTGGTGCAGTTGCTGCCGTTCCTGGCGATCGGAACACTGGTCGCCCTCTCGCTCGGCCCCCGGCTCAACGCGATCGCGCTGGGCGACCAGCTCGGCAAGGCACTCGGCGCGGGGCTGGTCCAGACGCGGTTGCTGGTCGGCGTGGCCGTACTGGTGCTCGCCGGGCTGGCGACGGCCGCGGCGGGCCCGATTGGATTCGTCGGGCTCGCCGCCCCGCACCTCGCGAGGGCGGTGACCGGGCCGGACCAGCGCTGGCTCCTTCCCTTCGCCGGTGTGCTCGGCGCGGTGCTCGTCCTGCTCGCCGACGTGCTCGGCAGGGTGGTGCTGCCCTCGGGTGAGCTGCGCGTCTCGATCCTCACCGCGATCGTCGGCGCGCCGCTGTTCGTCTACCTCGTCCGGCGAAGGCGGGCCGTGGCATGA
- a CDS encoding alpha/beta fold hydrolase, producing MLDFGGSGPQLLLLHGLGGSAEGWREFAGFLTGTHHVLAVDLRAELPWSWDIALADIEALGLDNPAVLGMSFGGMIAGRWAARHPECPAAISIDGHRGGLTAPANYPGLAPARVDAELAELRAVFEAQARTPFLATVFDAFLADDTIDAFAKARCPTLVLLATRNIQEARDFDELMAAGRRGVERDLLAAAAANPNLTVTKVDGTHGMVTTRPAAIAAVVRQFLPPSAPWSEAAGRT from the coding sequence ATGCTCGACTTCGGCGGTTCGGGACCGCAACTGCTTCTGCTGCACGGCCTGGGCGGCAGCGCCGAGGGCTGGCGCGAGTTCGCCGGCTTTCTCACCGGCACCCACCACGTGCTCGCCGTCGACCTGCGCGCGGAACTGCCCTGGTCGTGGGATATCGCGCTGGCTGACATCGAAGCCCTCGGCCTGGACAACCCGGCCGTGCTCGGCATGTCCTTCGGCGGCATGATCGCAGGCCGCTGGGCGGCGCGGCACCCGGAGTGCCCCGCCGCGATCAGCATTGACGGCCATCGCGGCGGACTCACCGCACCGGCGAACTATCCGGGCCTGGCGCCCGCCCGGGTCGATGCGGAGCTGGCCGAGCTGCGGGCGGTGTTCGAGGCCCAAGCACGGACCCCGTTCCTTGCCACCGTGTTCGACGCCTTCCTCGCGGACGACACCATCGACGCCTTCGCCAAGGCGCGATGCCCGACCTTGGTGCTGTTGGCGACAAGGAATATCCAGGAGGCACGGGACTTCGACGAGCTGATGGCCGCCGGTCGCCGTGGCGTGGAGCGCGACCTGCTGGCCGCGGCGGCGGCGAATCCGAACCTCACGGTCACGAAGGTCGACGGCACGCACGGCATGGTCACGACGCGGCCCGCCGCCATCGCCGCCGTCGTCCGTCAGTTCCTGCCGCCGTCCGCTCCGTGGTCCGAGGCAGCAGGCCGGACGTGA
- a CDS encoding nuclear transport factor 2 family protein, with product MSEPAVPEPVATFIDAVNRNDEAGFLDAFTTGGFVDDWGRVFTGRDAIKGWSDKEFIGAKGTLTPREVTSDGDTVTVVGDWRSNYANGLSRFEFRVEDGKLGSMTIREG from the coding sequence ATGAGTGAGCCGGCCGTGCCGGAACCGGTGGCCACGTTCATCGACGCCGTCAACCGCAACGACGAGGCCGGGTTCCTCGACGCTTTCACCACGGGCGGGTTCGTCGACGACTGGGGCCGGGTGTTCACCGGCCGCGACGCGATCAAAGGCTGGAGCGACAAGGAGTTCATCGGCGCGAAGGGCACGTTGACCCCGCGAGAGGTGACCAGCGACGGCGACACCGTCACGGTCGTCGGCGACTGGCGCAGCAACTACGCCAACGGCCTTTCCCGGTTCGAGTTCCGCGTCGAGGACGGCAAACTCGGGTCGATGACCATCCGCGAGGGCTGA
- a CDS encoding alpha/beta hydrolase: MTAVRGAVLACVACVAGVAAAGIAAVPAAAITPGVDWGECAPELNAPRGTGCARLAVPLDYADPSGRSITLTLAAAGSLDAPDVLVVNPGGPGESGIGTPKQVWSSMPEEIKDKYLVVSFDPRGVGASGAVDCGDTASLLPSPLPPNTPADEEQETRRTDIARNIADACAEHSGDRLRHITTENAARDLDRIRAALGKEKLDYLGYSYGSKLGATYATLFPDATGRMVLDGVVDPTVSTYESGFQQNGALQRRAEQFFDWAADRDERYHLGTTGEGVSGTWEDIRGKLAAEPAEGKVGSAELDEMLASAMYTDVSWPTLADAVARYLEGDPGALVRATEQLSIDPVNGAQLAYNCVDDEWPADWRTWHEDTADSAREAPLFAWLNTWYSAPCAFWGAEPGGPVDIGDGDVPPVLLVQAQHDPATPVEGAHRMRDTLPGSRLVLSGGGNHGQFLFDGNGCVDTAVAAYLRTGDLPEADIDCPAPPPPE, from the coding sequence GTGACAGCCGTTCGAGGGGCAGTACTGGCCTGCGTGGCCTGCGTGGCCGGGGTGGCGGCAGCGGGGATCGCGGCGGTTCCGGCCGCCGCGATCACACCCGGAGTCGACTGGGGAGAATGCGCGCCGGAGCTGAACGCGCCACGGGGAACGGGCTGCGCGAGGCTGGCTGTTCCGCTTGACTACGCCGATCCCTCAGGACGATCGATCACCCTCACGCTGGCGGCGGCCGGCTCCCTCGACGCCCCGGATGTGCTGGTGGTCAACCCCGGCGGTCCCGGAGAATCCGGCATCGGCACACCCAAACAGGTGTGGTCCTCGATGCCGGAGGAGATCAAGGACAAGTACCTCGTCGTGAGCTTCGACCCGCGCGGCGTCGGCGCTAGCGGCGCCGTGGACTGCGGTGACACCGCGAGCCTGCTGCCGAGCCCGTTGCCGCCCAACACGCCCGCCGACGAGGAACAGGAAACGCGGCGCACGGACATCGCCAGGAACATCGCCGACGCGTGCGCGGAACACTCCGGCGACCGGCTTCGGCACATCACCACGGAGAACGCCGCGCGGGACCTGGACCGCATCCGCGCCGCGCTCGGCAAAGAGAAACTCGACTACCTCGGCTACTCCTACGGCTCGAAACTCGGAGCCACCTACGCGACGCTGTTCCCGGACGCGACCGGTCGCATGGTCCTCGACGGCGTCGTCGACCCCACCGTCAGTACCTACGAGTCGGGCTTTCAGCAGAACGGGGCGCTGCAACGGCGTGCGGAGCAGTTCTTCGACTGGGCCGCCGACCGCGACGAGCGCTACCACCTCGGCACCACCGGCGAGGGGGTGTCCGGCACGTGGGAGGACATCAGGGGCAAGCTCGCCGCGGAACCCGCCGAGGGCAAGGTCGGCAGCGCGGAGCTGGACGAGATGCTGGCCTCGGCCATGTACACCGACGTCTCGTGGCCGACCTTGGCCGACGCCGTCGCGCGCTACCTCGAAGGCGACCCCGGCGCGCTGGTCAGGGCCACGGAGCAGTTGAGCATCGACCCGGTCAACGGAGCCCAGCTCGCCTACAACTGTGTCGACGACGAGTGGCCCGCCGACTGGCGGACCTGGCACGAGGACACCGCCGATTCGGCGAGGGAGGCGCCGCTGTTCGCCTGGCTGAACACCTGGTACTCGGCGCCCTGCGCGTTCTGGGGTGCCGAGCCCGGCGGGCCCGTCGACATCGGTGACGGTGACGTACCGCCCGTACTGCTCGTGCAGGCCCAGCACGATCCGGCCACTCCGGTCGAGGGCGCGCACCGTATGCGGGACACGCTGCCCGGCTCCCGCCTCGTGCTCTCCGGCGGCGGCAACCACGGTCAGTTCCTCTTCGACGGCAACGGATGCGTCGACACGGCCGTGGCCGCCTATCTGCGCACGGGTGACCTGCCGGAAGCCGACATCGACTGCCCGGCACCGCCACCACCGGAGTGA
- a CDS encoding LysR substrate-binding domain-containing protein: MLNPWRLRLLSLLDSLGTVRAVAETLHLSPSTVSQQLAVLENETRTRLLERSGRRVRLTTTGLVLARRGREILDRMAEAEAELRALNEEPIGTVRLGVFQSAIHPLAVPAVARLAGSHPLLHVELIESEPHESGPALRTGEVDVIVTTTDYVEFPWGGDLEILPLGTDPVMLILHPDHPLARRAVVDLAACAEEMWACDRPGSYMAELTMRLCKESGFEPKVACRFGNYLLSLQHVEAGRSVALLPALAASSGHAVVARELTTPVHRNVTIVLRRGTAPRAAVDAVVGALLDHPHIPALSSAGTEEPRAGG, translated from the coding sequence ATGCTCAACCCGTGGCGCCTGCGCCTGCTCAGCCTCCTCGACAGCCTCGGCACGGTCAGGGCGGTGGCCGAAACCCTGCACCTGAGTCCTTCGACGGTGTCGCAGCAACTCGCGGTGCTGGAAAACGAGACCCGCACGCGGTTGCTGGAACGCTCCGGCCGCAGGGTGCGGCTGACCACGACCGGGCTCGTGCTCGCACGGAGGGGCCGCGAGATCCTCGACCGGATGGCCGAGGCCGAGGCGGAACTGCGCGCGCTGAACGAGGAGCCGATCGGCACGGTCCGGCTCGGGGTGTTTCAGAGCGCGATCCACCCGCTCGCCGTCCCCGCCGTGGCCAGACTCGCCGGGTCGCACCCGCTGCTGCACGTCGAACTGATCGAGTCCGAACCGCACGAGAGCGGCCCCGCCCTGCGCACCGGCGAAGTGGACGTGATCGTCACGACCACCGACTACGTCGAGTTCCCCTGGGGAGGGGACCTGGAGATCCTGCCGCTGGGAACGGATCCGGTGATGCTGATCCTGCATCCCGATCACCCGCTCGCCCGGCGCGCCGTGGTCGACCTGGCCGCGTGCGCGGAGGAGATGTGGGCCTGCGACCGGCCCGGCTCCTACATGGCGGAGCTGACCATGCGCCTGTGCAAGGAGTCCGGTTTCGAGCCGAAGGTGGCCTGCCGGTTCGGCAACTACCTGTTGTCCCTACAGCACGTCGAAGCAGGTCGTTCGGTCGCGTTGCTGCCCGCGCTCGCCGCGTCCTCCGGCCACGCGGTCGTGGCGAGGGAGCTGACCACTCCGGTCCACCGCAACGTCACGATCGTCCTGCGACGGGGAACGGCTCCGCGAGCCGCTGTCGACGCCGTCGTCGGTGCCCTGCTCGACCATCCGCACATTCCCGCCCTCTCCTCGGCCGGCACGGAAGAGCCCCGCGCGGGTGGGTGA
- a CDS encoding aspartate aminotransferase family protein encodes MPDDIARHLIRYSGRGAFSPGVIDRAKGCSVFTEDGRELLDFTSGQMSAILGHSHPEIVATVREQAANLDHLYSGMLSRPVLELARRLAETLPEPLEKAMFLSTGAEANEAALRMAKLVTGGHEVVSFARSWHGMTQAAASATYSAGRSGYGPAVPGNFALPVPDRFRPGIVDAAGNLDWRRQLDLGFDLIDAQSVGSLAACMVEPVLSSGGVIDLPPGYLAALRDKCHERGMLLILDEAQTGLCRTGDWYAFQRDGVVPDILTLSKTLGAGLPLAAVLTSAEIERQAHDRGFLFFTTHVNDPLPAAVGNTVLDVLARDGLDRRARELGERLRGGLGELAARHPVIGDVRGRGLLVGLELGGGDARDTDVLGAAVTRRCAELGLHMNIVQLPGMGGTFRIAPPLTAGEAEIDRGVAIIDAALTDVTA; translated from the coding sequence ATGCCGGACGACATCGCACGTCACTTGATCCGTTATTCGGGCCGCGGCGCCTTCAGCCCCGGCGTCATCGACCGCGCGAAAGGCTGTTCCGTGTTCACCGAGGACGGGCGCGAACTGCTCGACTTCACCTCGGGCCAGATGAGCGCGATCCTCGGTCACTCGCATCCCGAGATCGTGGCGACCGTGCGCGAACAGGCCGCGAACCTCGATCACCTCTACAGCGGCATGCTCAGCCGCCCTGTTCTGGAGCTCGCCCGCAGGCTCGCCGAGACACTGCCGGAGCCGCTGGAAAAGGCCATGTTCCTGAGCACGGGAGCCGAGGCGAACGAGGCCGCGCTGCGCATGGCCAAGCTCGTCACCGGTGGTCACGAGGTCGTCTCCTTCGCGCGCTCGTGGCACGGCATGACGCAGGCCGCCGCGAGCGCCACCTACAGCGCGGGCCGCTCCGGATACGGGCCCGCCGTGCCCGGCAACTTCGCGCTGCCGGTGCCCGACCGGTTCCGGCCCGGCATCGTCGACGCGGCCGGAAACCTCGACTGGCGCAGGCAGCTCGACCTCGGCTTCGACCTCATCGACGCCCAGTCCGTCGGCAGTCTCGCCGCCTGCATGGTGGAGCCGGTGCTGAGTTCGGGCGGGGTCATCGACCTGCCGCCCGGCTATCTCGCCGCGTTGCGGGACAAGTGCCACGAGCGGGGCATGCTACTCATCCTCGACGAGGCACAGACGGGGTTGTGCCGCACCGGGGACTGGTACGCGTTCCAGCGCGACGGTGTCGTGCCCGACATCCTGACGCTGTCCAAGACGCTCGGCGCTGGACTGCCGCTCGCGGCCGTGCTGACCAGTGCCGAGATCGAGCGGCAAGCCCACGATCGCGGGTTCCTGTTCTTCACCACGCACGTCAACGACCCGCTTCCCGCGGCCGTCGGCAACACCGTGCTGGACGTGCTCGCCCGCGACGGCCTCGATCGGCGGGCGAGAGAACTCGGTGAGCGGCTGCGTGGCGGGCTCGGCGAACTGGCTGCCCGGCACCCGGTGATCGGGGACGTGCGCGGACGCGGGTTGCTGGTCGGCCTTGAACTCGGCGGCGGGGACGCGAGGGACACGGACGTGCTCGGCGCGGCCGTGACCCGGCGCTGCGCCGAACTCGGCCTGCACATGAACATCGTGCAGTTGCCGGGGATGGGCGGAACGTTCCGCATCGCGCCGCCGCTGACCGCGGGTGAGGCCGAGATCGATCGCGGAGTGGCGATCATCGACGCCGCGCTGACCGATGTCACCGCCTGA
- a CDS encoding cold-shock protein — translation MAQGTVKWFNQDKGFGFISPDDGGKDLFVHFSEIKGSGFRNLEENARVEFEAEQGQRGPQATGVSVI, via the coding sequence ATGGCTCAAGGCACCGTGAAGTGGTTCAACCAGGACAAGGGCTTCGGCTTCATCAGCCCCGACGACGGCGGCAAGGACCTCTTCGTCCACTTCTCCGAGATCAAGGGCAGCGGTTTCCGCAACCTTGAGGAGAACGCTCGCGTCGAGTTCGAGGCCGAGCAGGGCCAGCGCGGACCGCAGGCCACCGGCGTCAGCGTCATCTGA
- a CDS encoding M20/M25/M40 family metallo-hydrolase: MTEPNLIETAADEAVTLTSELIRIDTTNTGDSSTLVGEREAAEYVAEKLTEVGYEVTYVESGGKDRHNVIARLPGADSRRGALLIHGHLDVVPADASEWSVHPFSGAIQDGYVWGRGAVDMKDMVGMTLALARHYKRNNIVPPRDLVFAFVADEEAGGKFGAQWLVDNRPELFEGVTEAISEVGGFSITLKDNVRAYLIETAEKGIRWMKLRVRGTAGHGSMIHRDNAVTKLSEAVAKLGNHRFPLVLTDSVREFLAGVTDITGWDFPEDDIDGAVAKLGNISRMIGATLRDTANPTMLTAGYKSNVIPSTAEAAVDCRILPGRLEAFDRELDELLGPDIEREWMELPPVETTFDGALVDAMTAAVVAEDPGARTLPYMLSGGTDAKAFQKLGIRNFGFAPLQLPADLDFSGLFHGVDERVPVEALKFGTRVLDRFFRAS; this comes from the coding sequence GTGACCGAACCGAACCTGATCGAGACAGCCGCCGATGAGGCCGTAACCCTCACCAGCGAGCTGATCCGCATCGACACCACCAACACCGGCGACTCCAGCACCCTGGTGGGCGAACGCGAGGCCGCCGAGTACGTCGCCGAAAAACTCACCGAGGTCGGCTACGAGGTCACCTACGTCGAATCCGGCGGCAAGGACCGGCACAACGTGATCGCCCGGCTACCCGGCGCCGACTCACGGCGGGGCGCGCTGCTGATCCACGGCCACCTCGACGTGGTGCCGGCCGACGCCTCGGAGTGGTCGGTGCACCCCTTCTCCGGCGCCATCCAGGACGGCTACGTCTGGGGCCGCGGCGCGGTGGACATGAAGGACATGGTCGGCATGACGCTGGCGCTCGCGCGCCACTACAAGCGCAACAACATCGTCCCGCCCCGCGACCTCGTGTTCGCCTTCGTCGCCGACGAGGAGGCGGGCGGCAAGTTCGGTGCCCAATGGCTCGTCGACAACCGGCCCGAACTGTTCGAGGGCGTCACCGAGGCGATCAGCGAGGTCGGCGGCTTCTCGATCACGCTCAAGGACAACGTCCGCGCCTACCTGATCGAGACGGCGGAGAAAGGCATCCGCTGGATGAAGCTGCGCGTGCGCGGCACGGCGGGCCACGGCTCCATGATCCACCGCGACAACGCGGTCACCAAGCTGTCGGAAGCGGTCGCCAAACTCGGCAACCACCGGTTCCCGCTGGTGCTGACGGACTCGGTGCGCGAGTTCCTCGCCGGGGTCACCGACATCACCGGCTGGGACTTCCCCGAAGACGACATCGACGGCGCGGTCGCCAAACTCGGCAACATCTCCAGGATGATCGGCGCCACCCTGCGGGACACGGCGAACCCGACGATGCTCACCGCGGGCTACAAGTCCAACGTGATTCCCTCGACCGCCGAGGCCGCCGTCGACTGCCGCATCCTGCCCGGCAGGCTGGAAGCCTTCGACAGGGAACTCGACGAGCTACTCGGCCCCGACATCGAACGCGAGTGGATGGAACTTCCACCGGTCGAGACGACCTTCGACGGCGCGCTGGTTGACGCCATGACCGCCGCGGTGGTCGCCGAGGACCCCGGCGCCCGCACCCTGCCGTACATGCTTTCCGGTGGCACCGACGCGAAAGCCTTCCAGAAGCTGGGCATCCGCAACTTCGGGTTCGCGCCGTTGCAGCTGCCGGCCGACCTGGACTTCTCCGGGCTCTTCCACGGTGTCGACGAGCGGGTCCCCGTCGAGGCGCTGAAGTTCGGTACCAGGGTGCTCGACCGGTTCTTCCGCGCCAGCTGA
- a CDS encoding AbrB/MazE/SpoVT family DNA-binding domain-containing protein, whose translation MDGRGRVADRAVFTALNWTPGTSLAIRFTHGALVVTTDPCGVFGMTSQGHLRLSAPVRRCCGLASGDRVLLTAYPEHGALFVHPPSMLDTLLADCHATLLGGDPA comes from the coding sequence GTGGACGGCCGCGGGCGGGTCGCTGACCGCGCGGTGTTCACCGCACTGAACTGGACACCCGGAACGTCCTTGGCGATCCGCTTCACCCACGGTGCGCTCGTCGTCACCACCGATCCGTGCGGTGTGTTCGGCATGACCAGCCAAGGACACCTCCGACTCTCCGCCCCCGTCCGCCGCTGCTGCGGGTTGGCCTCGGGCGACCGGGTACTGCTGACCGCCTACCCCGAACACGGTGCCCTGTTCGTGCACCCGCCCTCGATGCTCGACACTCTGCTCGCCGATTGCCACGCCACCCTGCTGGGCGGTGATCCCGCATGA